From the Acidobacteriota bacterium genome, one window contains:
- the cax gene encoding calcium/proton exchanger: protein MPTWLKPSLNWLLVFVPVAVILKFTVSNLPAAVFIAACLAIIPLAGLLGHATEELASRTNEGVGGLLNATFGNAAELIIALMALQQGLHDVVKASLTGSIIGNILLVMGASFLAGGLKFKIQTFNPIAARSQANMLTLAAIALIVPAAYHYLGGQEAPLLERGMSLEIAGILLVTYVLGLLFSLRTHRHLFTSGSHVHPDGPHGPGWSLRTALVVLTGSTALIGWISEILVGAVEPAAEAMGMTGVFVGVIVVAIIGNAAEHSSAVVAALKNRTDLSIGISLGSSTQIALFVAPVLVLASLVVGPRPMNLVFTLPEVLAVALAVAISAQVTMDGESNWLEGVQLLSVYAILGIVFYFLPHA, encoded by the coding sequence ATGCCCACATGGCTCAAACCGTCTCTGAACTGGCTGCTGGTGTTCGTGCCGGTGGCGGTGATCCTGAAGTTCACCGTATCGAACCTGCCGGCGGCCGTGTTCATCGCCGCCTGCCTGGCCATCATTCCGCTGGCCGGGCTGCTGGGCCACGCTACCGAGGAACTGGCGTCCCGGACCAACGAAGGGGTCGGCGGCCTGCTCAACGCCACCTTCGGCAACGCCGCCGAATTGATCATCGCCCTGATGGCCCTGCAGCAGGGGCTGCACGACGTGGTCAAGGCGTCGCTCACCGGTTCCATCATCGGCAACATCCTGCTGGTGATGGGCGCGTCGTTCCTGGCCGGCGGCCTGAAGTTCAAGATCCAGACCTTCAACCCGATTGCGGCCCGCAGCCAGGCCAATATGCTGACCCTGGCCGCCATCGCCCTCATCGTGCCCGCGGCGTACCATTACCTGGGCGGCCAGGAGGCGCCGCTGCTCGAGCGCGGCATGAGTCTGGAGATCGCGGGGATTCTGCTGGTCACCTATGTCCTGGGCCTGCTCTTCTCGTTGCGCACCCACCGCCACCTGTTCACCAGCGGTTCGCACGTCCACCCGGACGGCCCGCACGGCCCCGGCTGGAGCCTCCGAACCGCGCTGGTCGTGCTCACCGGGAGCACCGCGCTGATCGGCTGGATCAGCGAAATCCTCGTGGGGGCGGTGGAGCCGGCCGCCGAGGCCATGGGTATGACCGGGGTGTTCGTGGGCGTCATCGTCGTGGCCATCATCGGCAACGCCGCCGAGCACAGCTCCGCGGTGGTGGCGGCGCTCAAGAACCGGACGGATCTGAGCATCGGCATCTCGCTGGGGAGCAGTACCCAGATCGCGCTCTTCGTGGCGCCGGTGCTGGTGCTGGCGTCGCTGGTGGTGGGGCCGCGGCCCATGAACCTGGTGTTTACCCTGCCGGAGGTGCTGGCGGTGGCGCTGGCGGTGGCCATCTCCGCCCAGGTGACCATGGACGGCGAGTCCAACTGG